One stretch of Mangifera indica cultivar Alphonso chromosome 9, CATAS_Mindica_2.1, whole genome shotgun sequence DNA includes these proteins:
- the LOC123225950 gene encoding uncharacterized protein LOC123225950 isoform X1 translates to MSVAKLKASNTTDMVKAEEGNESLDTIIKQAVGKESLLSFSRNGDSPVQWIQFLQALDQQELPGWPLLSTPMKIQLQKCDKCSREFCSTINYRRHIRVHHRLKQLDKDSAKNKDLLGVFWDKLSVDEAKDVVSFNNVTLEGVTGSSIIKSLTAVIQKPINASFPQLCVRVGSALLDIVQARPSSFPISSQELFSILDDASEKTFLSGTAASMQKYIFDGEAGKIGLETRNLVACTSFLVEQILVKAWLADKDAEALRCQKLLVEEEEAAQKRQAELLERKRQKKLRQKEQKAKEQRHGEKADDKESTDDTSESVPPPETSSPLATSDSDEHSADALPDHVPSSLEPFQLANSDEDVDYEVQARSGNGYADVGSGQNIERRTVQGSGLRQMVVIQRQLPPKSRGMLNGFHPSQNSQASSKLGGVQKHGNYREVRASPVIGSNKVWSRKPKPENDYGNLKTRVVNEAINQPQQDKNHEVLIGSISVTLGHCNHHEGRSAAEAQDDCMEEHWMPKKNNVTEKPIRSGTNRSTVKCWRPVSRHWTKVPAAVQNGCRETEMDVNPGQAIDQALSSESCLRLSVDDYNGGTVSSTSLMEDSMCPGSMQFDSHAAKAFLSERWKDAIAAEHAKLVLPLDSESVVDQEFESNCQVTVMQSSDSHKHLANGGSLDSSTGTGALAKSKLRTKPDKGPKIKYIPKHQILT, encoded by the exons ATGTCAGTTGCAAAACTGAAAGCCTCTAACACCACAGACATGGTGAAAGCAGAGGAAGGAAATGAGTCCCTAGACACTATTATCAAACAAGCGGTTGGAAAAGAGTCTCTTCTTTCGTTCTCTAGAAATGGGGACAGCCCAGTTCAGTGGATCCAGTTTCTCCAAGCTTTGGATCAACAAG AGCTCCCTGGTTGGCCTTTGCTTTCTACTCCTATGAAGATACAGCTGCAGAAATGTGACAAGTGTTCCCGAGAATTCTGTTCCACTATTAACTATAGGAGACATATACGTGTCCACCATCGGTTGAAACAGCTTGATAAG GATTCTGCCAAAAACAAGGATCTTTTAGGAGTATTTTGGGATAAG CTTTCTGTGGATGAAGCAAAGGATGTTGTATCATTCAACAACGTGACCTTGGAG GGAGTTACAGGGTCTTCTATAATAAAGTCATTGACAGCAGTTATTCAGAAACCTATAAATGCTTCTTTCCCTCAACTTTGTGTGAGGGTTGGTTCTGCCCTTCTG GATATTGTTCAAGCTAGGCCTTCCAGCTTTCCTATATCTTCCCAAGAATTATTCAGTATCCTTGATGATGCTAGTGAAAAGACATTCCTATCTGGGACAGCAGCATCaatgcaaaaatatatatttgatggtgAAGCTGGGAAGATTGGTCTTGAAACAAGGAACTTGGTTGCATGCACTAGCTTTCTGGTGGAACAGATTTTG GTCAAAGCATGGCTAGCTGATAAGGATGCAGAAGCTTTAAGGTGCCAGAAGTTGTTAGTGGAGGAGGAAGAAGCTGCTCAGAAAAG GCAAGCAGAGCTCTTGGAAAGGAAAAGACAGAAAAAGCTGAGGCAAAAGGAGCAGAAAGCAAAAGAGCAGAGACATGGGGAGAAGGCAGATGACAAGGAAAGCACTGATGACACATCTGAGTCTGTGCCTCCACCAGAAACATCCAGTCCTCTGGCTACGTCTGATTCTGATGAACACAGTGCAGATGCACTGCCAGATCATGTTCCCTCATCTCTTGAACCCTTCCAACTTGCAAACTCTGATGAAGATGTGGATTATGAGGTTCAGGCCAGGTCTGGAAATGGTTATGCTGATGTAGGCTCTGGGCAAAATATTGAACGACGGACGGTACAAGGAAGTGGCCTTCGGCAGATGGTTGTTATTCAACGTCAGTTACCACCAAAATCACGAGGTATGCTCAATGGTTTTCATCCCAGTCAAAATTCTCAAGCATCAtcaaagcttggaggagtgcaAAAGCATGGAAATTACAGAGAGGTAAGGGCATCTCCAGTAATTGGCAGTAATAAGGTCTGGAGCCGGAAACCAAAACCTGAAAATGATTACGGGAATCTGAAAACTAGAGTAGTGAATGAAGCTATAAACCAACCCCAACAAGATAAGAACCATGAGGTTTTGATTGGCTCTATATCTGTCACACTTGGACATTGTAATCATCATGAAGGTAGAAGTGCGGCCGAAGCCCAAGATGATTGTATGGAAGAGCATTGGATGCCAAAAAAGAACAATGTTACCGAGAAGCCCATTCGGTCTGGCACAAACAGGTCAACGGTTAAGTGTTGGAGGCCAGTTAGCCGGCATTGGACTAAAGTTCCCGCTGCAGTTCAAAATGGTTGTAGAGAAACCGAAATGGATGTGAATCCTGGACAAGCCATTGATCAGGCCCTATCTAGTGAAAGCTGTCTAAGATTATCCGTGGATGATTATAATGGTGGGACTGTGAGTTCCACTTCACTTATGGAGGACAGTATGTGTCCGGGAAGCATGCAGTTTGACAGTCATGCTGCGAAAGCCTTTCTATCAGAGA GATGGAAGGATGCAATTGCAGCTGAACATGCGAAATTGGTTCTCCCCCTAGATTCCGAATCTGTCGTGGATCAAGAGTTTGAAAGCAACTGTCAAGTAACAGTAATGCAGTCATCAGATTCTCACAAACACTTAGCTAATGGTGGATCTCTCGATTCTTCGACAGGAACCGGAGCTTTGGCTAAATCCAAGTTGAGAACAAAACCTGACAAAGGTCCCAAGATAAAGTATATCCCTAAACACCAGATCCTCACCTGA
- the LOC123225950 gene encoding uncharacterized protein LOC123225950 isoform X2, whose product MLQMRSFKFPEAVVATVQLVVELPGWPLLSTPMKIQLQKCDKCSREFCSTINYRRHIRVHHRLKQLDKDSAKNKDLLGVFWDKLSVDEAKDVVSFNNVTLEGVTGSSIIKSLTAVIQKPINASFPQLCVRVGSALLDIVQARPSSFPISSQELFSILDDASEKTFLSGTAASMQKYIFDGEAGKIGLETRNLVACTSFLVEQILVKAWLADKDAEALRCQKLLVEEEEAAQKRQAELLERKRQKKLRQKEQKAKEQRHGEKADDKESTDDTSESVPPPETSSPLATSDSDEHSADALPDHVPSSLEPFQLANSDEDVDYEVQARSGNGYADVGSGQNIERRTVQGSGLRQMVVIQRQLPPKSRGMLNGFHPSQNSQASSKLGGVQKHGNYREVRASPVIGSNKVWSRKPKPENDYGNLKTRVVNEAINQPQQDKNHEVLIGSISVTLGHCNHHEGRSAAEAQDDCMEEHWMPKKNNVTEKPIRSGTNRSTVKCWRPVSRHWTKVPAAVQNGCRETEMDVNPGQAIDQALSSESCLRLSVDDYNGGTVSSTSLMEDSMCPGSMQFDSHAAKAFLSERWKDAIAAEHAKLVLPLDSESVVDQEFESNCQVTVMQSSDSHKHLANGGSLDSSTGTGALAKSKLRTKPDKGPKIKYIPKHQILT is encoded by the exons ATGCTTCAGATGCGATCTTTCAAATTCCCTGAGGCTGTTGTTGCCACTGTTCAGCTAGTTGTGG AGCTCCCTGGTTGGCCTTTGCTTTCTACTCCTATGAAGATACAGCTGCAGAAATGTGACAAGTGTTCCCGAGAATTCTGTTCCACTATTAACTATAGGAGACATATACGTGTCCACCATCGGTTGAAACAGCTTGATAAG GATTCTGCCAAAAACAAGGATCTTTTAGGAGTATTTTGGGATAAG CTTTCTGTGGATGAAGCAAAGGATGTTGTATCATTCAACAACGTGACCTTGGAG GGAGTTACAGGGTCTTCTATAATAAAGTCATTGACAGCAGTTATTCAGAAACCTATAAATGCTTCTTTCCCTCAACTTTGTGTGAGGGTTGGTTCTGCCCTTCTG GATATTGTTCAAGCTAGGCCTTCCAGCTTTCCTATATCTTCCCAAGAATTATTCAGTATCCTTGATGATGCTAGTGAAAAGACATTCCTATCTGGGACAGCAGCATCaatgcaaaaatatatatttgatggtgAAGCTGGGAAGATTGGTCTTGAAACAAGGAACTTGGTTGCATGCACTAGCTTTCTGGTGGAACAGATTTTG GTCAAAGCATGGCTAGCTGATAAGGATGCAGAAGCTTTAAGGTGCCAGAAGTTGTTAGTGGAGGAGGAAGAAGCTGCTCAGAAAAG GCAAGCAGAGCTCTTGGAAAGGAAAAGACAGAAAAAGCTGAGGCAAAAGGAGCAGAAAGCAAAAGAGCAGAGACATGGGGAGAAGGCAGATGACAAGGAAAGCACTGATGACACATCTGAGTCTGTGCCTCCACCAGAAACATCCAGTCCTCTGGCTACGTCTGATTCTGATGAACACAGTGCAGATGCACTGCCAGATCATGTTCCCTCATCTCTTGAACCCTTCCAACTTGCAAACTCTGATGAAGATGTGGATTATGAGGTTCAGGCCAGGTCTGGAAATGGTTATGCTGATGTAGGCTCTGGGCAAAATATTGAACGACGGACGGTACAAGGAAGTGGCCTTCGGCAGATGGTTGTTATTCAACGTCAGTTACCACCAAAATCACGAGGTATGCTCAATGGTTTTCATCCCAGTCAAAATTCTCAAGCATCAtcaaagcttggaggagtgcaAAAGCATGGAAATTACAGAGAGGTAAGGGCATCTCCAGTAATTGGCAGTAATAAGGTCTGGAGCCGGAAACCAAAACCTGAAAATGATTACGGGAATCTGAAAACTAGAGTAGTGAATGAAGCTATAAACCAACCCCAACAAGATAAGAACCATGAGGTTTTGATTGGCTCTATATCTGTCACACTTGGACATTGTAATCATCATGAAGGTAGAAGTGCGGCCGAAGCCCAAGATGATTGTATGGAAGAGCATTGGATGCCAAAAAAGAACAATGTTACCGAGAAGCCCATTCGGTCTGGCACAAACAGGTCAACGGTTAAGTGTTGGAGGCCAGTTAGCCGGCATTGGACTAAAGTTCCCGCTGCAGTTCAAAATGGTTGTAGAGAAACCGAAATGGATGTGAATCCTGGACAAGCCATTGATCAGGCCCTATCTAGTGAAAGCTGTCTAAGATTATCCGTGGATGATTATAATGGTGGGACTGTGAGTTCCACTTCACTTATGGAGGACAGTATGTGTCCGGGAAGCATGCAGTTTGACAGTCATGCTGCGAAAGCCTTTCTATCAGAGA GATGGAAGGATGCAATTGCAGCTGAACATGCGAAATTGGTTCTCCCCCTAGATTCCGAATCTGTCGTGGATCAAGAGTTTGAAAGCAACTGTCAAGTAACAGTAATGCAGTCATCAGATTCTCACAAACACTTAGCTAATGGTGGATCTCTCGATTCTTCGACAGGAACCGGAGCTTTGGCTAAATCCAAGTTGAGAACAAAACCTGACAAAGGTCCCAAGATAAAGTATATCCCTAAACACCAGATCCTCACCTGA